The following is a genomic window from Bacillus sp. BGMRC 2118.
TGTTAACACGTCTTCCCCCATTACAATCCCCCCTAATATAGATATTTTAGCATCACAAACAGAAATATAGATTTATTAATTTTCATTTATGGTTACTTTTTACGTTCTCTATTATCTGGAAGCACGGGGACGGTTCTCTTGCTTCCGGTAAGCTGAATCGAGGAATTCTCCTAGCGAAGTCAAAAAATGAACACAAGGATACATAAAAAATGATGCATCCTTGTGTTTTTTATTGGCCTCTTTTCTAATATTTTGTGCTTTTAGTACAATTATTTTTGGTCTACAACCAGTTTTAGAAGCAAATTGAGTTTGGATAAGAAAAGAGCAACTCTTTTTATGTATAGAAGTATCTAAATACTAAGTTCAAAATCCGACTTTTGGGATCCTTTCTAGAAAGCAACAATCTATGCGTATACAGCCATTTTATTTTATTCATCTGATTCCCTCTTTCTTCCCTCCTTGTTTCACTAGCATAAATGAATTTAGGAAGCAGGAGAACCGTCCCCATGCTTCCAAGCAAAAAAACCAACAAGTCACACTCCGAAAAGTGAACTTATTGGTTTTCTGTTTATAATTTATTTTGTGCTTTGTAATCTTTATTTAGATCTTTTATGAAGCTATAAATGATGAGCCCCATAATTAATGCGAGCGGAAAGGCTGCGACAATTGAGAATGTTTGAAGCATTGCCAGTGTACTTTCATTAAAGATTAATGCAATTGGTAAAATAATAAAGATTAACGACCAGAATACTTTAATGAACTTCGAAGGTTCTTGACCTTCTTTTAAGCTTTTTACAGAGTACTCTGCAACAACTAACGTAATTGCATCAAATGTACTAGCATAGAAAGCAATCATCGCAATCGCTAATAATACAAGTGCGATGCTGCTGATTGGAAGCTGTTGAATCATTTGAACAATTACTTCTGAAGGGCTTGCACCTTCGAATAGCTTACCCGATAAATCAAGATTTCCTTTTGTTTGGTGGAACAATCCAAAGTTACCGAACACAATAAATGAAGTGAATGTTCCTAATAAACCACAGCTAAATCCACCAATAATTGTTTGCTTAATTGTTCTTCCTTCAGAGATTTTCCCAATGAAGAATGGTGTTGCTACAAACCAAGCAATCCAATATGCCCAGTAGAAGATTGTCCAGTCTTGCGGGAAGCCAGAGCCGCCTTCACTTGAGATACGAAGTGGATCCATCCATGTTGCCATGCTGAAGAAATCATTCATCATTTTCCCAATACCCGTTACACCACTTTCAACGATGAACGTTGTTGGGCCAAAGATCAAAAAGATTCCAATTAGAGCTAAGAAAATAATAACGCAAATATTTGCAAGCTTCGAAATCGCCTTTAGTCCTAATATAACAGCAGCTGTATAGACAGCAGCAATAGCTATTAAAATGACAATGGTTAAACCTGTACTTTGTGGAACTCCAAAAATAGTTGAAACAATTAAAGATAAAAGCGGTGTTGCTAATGAGAATGTCGTTGCCATTGCAGCAAGTAATCCCACAATTGAGAAGATATCAATTGCTTTACCTAAGAATCCGTCTGCTTGATTACCAATCGTTGAACGACATGCCTCTGATAACGTTTGTCTTTTACGTTTTTTCACATACATCATGTACCCATACGCACATGCTGGAAGGATGTAGAAGCTCCATGGAATCGGACCCCAGTGAAATAACGGATACGCAGCTGCAAAATCTGTTCGCTGTGCAAGAGTCGGATCCTCAATTCCAAATGGAGTTGAACCGAAGTAATACGCCCATTCAATAAATGACCAGTATAAAATATCTGCCGCCATTGTTGAGGTAAAAATCATCGCACCCCAAGTAAAATTATTAAATCTCGGTTTTGCTGTATTTCCTAGCTTTACATTTCCAAATTTCGAAAAGGCTAGCCAGATTGATAGTAAAAAGACAGCAAGTCCAAAAATCATGTAGAATGCGCCCCATTTACCTACAAACAGGCTTCTTAACGAATCAATCGCGTTACCACTTGCAGTCGGAAATAACAATAAGAAAATAGAAAGGATAATAATAATGGCAAGAGGCACAAGAGTAATAAACCAATCGATCTCTTGTCCTTTTTTAGCTTGTGGTGAATTCATTTACACGTTTCTCCTTTAGTAATTCTGTTGTTTTTTTATAATAATCTTTGGCATAACGATACATCGTAAGTGTATATTCGCCGAAGGTTTCCCCTAGTGCTTGCTTATATTGCGCCCATAATGTCCATAAAAAACCACCCAGTGCCATGTAAGCATACACTCGAATTCGTTCTTCATGGGTTGGGTTTTCTTCAAAGTAATAACCCATTAGATTTTCTACCTGCTGTTGATCCATATAGCTATAGATGGCAAACATCGAGAGATCGATCACAGGATCTGACATCGCTGCATATTCCCAATCAATTAGTTTAAACTGACCATTTGGCAGCACTAAGAAGTTATCATGATTTGGATCAATATGTGAGAATACCGATGGAATGTCCATATCCTTCAAAATAGAAAGCAGCTCACTCATCTTTGTTCGAACGTTCGAATAATCTTCGAAAAGAATCGCATCACTTGCCTTACAAAGTCCTTCATAGACAAGAATATTTTTTTCTATATTAAAGCTATGTGGAACAACAATATTACTTTGGTGAAGCTTTCTCAATATCTTCATACTCTCAATAAGTTCACCATCATTTTGAACATCAACACTTCTTGCACCTTGTTCAAATTCTGAGATTTTCACTCCACTTTTCGGGTCGATATACACAATGTTTTCTGTAATCCCCAGTGGTATAACAGCCTGAATACTTTGGAATTCTTCATCTCGATTAATGAGCCTGTCCGTTCCTTCTCCTGGGATTCGGCATATATAGGCTTTATCATGAATACTAAACACAAAGGACTTATTCGTCATACCTAGCTTCAATGGCTTAATATCCGTAATTTCCGATTCTTTCACATGGAAAATGGAAGAGATAAGGGAAAGGATTTGATTCTTAGAGTGTTCTCTGTAAGAAGGATCAAACGCTCTCAGCTCTTCAAGATTTTCAAACTCATACACGACATTTCGGTCCTGTGGGTTCATATACATATCTAACTGATCAAGGTTGTTTTTATAGACATCTTCCCAATAAAATTGATCAGCCCCTGGCAATCCATATGTGTCTACTATTAGAGGAATCAGCTTCTCAGAGAATTCCTTGGAGTAGAAAACAGGTCCGTACATATGCCACGTATCTGTTCCACCAATCTCAACCTTCGTAATTCGGTTCTTCTTGTCTGTGGTGATGCACCATTCCGCAGTCGGACCATCCGACTTCACTGCACTGTACCAGCTTTCAAACTCATATGCATTGAAGATATTTTCCGTCATATAATTATCACTGCATAGAATATAGGTGTTTTTTAGTAAATCCCGTACATGATAGATGGTTGAGATATTGTTCTTTGTTGCATAATCCGGGTTATAGACAAGCTTGACTCCATACTTATCAATCAAGTATTCAAACTTCTCCTTCAAATACCCAACAACAAGCGTAATGTCCTTAATGCCAACTTCAAGCAGCTGCTCAATCTGACGTTCAATCATCCTCTCTCCCAATACCTCTAACAACCCTTTTGGAGTTTCAAAGGTGATCGGAACAAATCTAGAGCCAAACCCCGCCGCCATAATTATCGCATTATCTACTTTGTAAGGTTTTAATAGATTCTCTGCCTTATCTGTTAACGAATAACCATTTTGTGTATGTGTAATATACCCCTCGTCCATTAACGAGCTAAATAACTTATTTGTTTTCCCAAGAGATATATTGAGTATTTTCGAGAGCTCCCGTTGCGTAACTTTGTCTTCTTTCTTTAACTCTCTTACTATCTTTAACGCTTCAACGTTCATTTTATATACCTCCCAGAAGGTTCTACTAACATTTTATTTCAAATAATGTTCATTTTCAACAAAAATCTACAAAAAATGAACAAGGGAGCATGGGGACGGTTCTCTTGCTTCCTACTTCTCTGGCACAGGGAAGCACAGGGACGGTTCTTCTGCTTCTCTTTTACAGGACGCAGGGACGGTTCTCTTGTTTTTTCAATTATTCTTATTTTAGTATAAGTATTTGACTTCCTTTACATATATATCCGTAAATCAGTGGATACAAAGACTATTCATAAACCAAAAAGTGCGCTTAGCAGGACTTGCAAACTATTTATTTAAAATACACCTTCTCCTCAAAAAAAGTACAAGTATAGAAACAAATTGAGTATAGTAAACGTATCTGAAAATATTTTCCAGGGGGTTCAAGAAATGAGTGTTCTTATCATTTTCCGTATTCTTGCATTACTAGTAATCATTTTTGGTATCAATGTAGAAGAACAAGTTGGGGTAATTGTTGATACAGATACAAATCAGGAGGAAGCTTCTCCTGTGTTCTTCGAGGTGCAAGGAGTGGAGATTACTCTTTTGAATGGCTCATCTCTTACAAAGAAAGAACAAAATCGCATGGAAGCAGCCTTAGACTTACAAATAGAAGAAGTTGTAAAGAAAATTGGAGATTCTGTTCCCCCTAAAACGTCACTTGATTTTATCGTGACGGATGATCCGAACTATGTAGATATCTCTCATATTTATTTCGATTCTGAGCTTCCACCGGAAATGTTAAGCTTTGAGTATAGTATTATTTCTCAATTGTATTCCTCACCCCATAATGATAAAGGTGACCTTCTTGTTGATCCACTTGTCGAATATGTGTTGACTCCTACGGACGAGATTGCGTATTCTCACTTTTTCACCATTGTCAATCGTGAGGATCTCCCCTATTCGATCAGTGAACTAGTAACGAGTAATACCTTATATGATGAAATCATCTATGATCCTAGTACGAATGAGATATCTGCCATGAAAGCCCTATTAACATATTGGCAGGCCTCCAGTTTTACTCAATATTTAATTGATACATACGGAATTGATACGTACATGCAGTTGTTTTACCGGGATATTCATTCCCACAAAAATATCCAAGAGAAATACGGAAAGACATTAGAAGAATTAGAGAGTGAATGGCTAGGATTCTTACAAACGATTGAACCCATATTAGATGAAGAGATAGAACAAGCCGTGCTTGATCATATGGATGAAGCTGTGTATGGAAGTGCTGAGTAGCTAGAGGAAATCAGAGCCACTTAATGAGTAGTGGCTCTTGTTCTTATTTCTGTGTTTATTCAATAGTATTCTTTAATTGCTCATTCGAAAGCCAAACGGCCTGAGTATTCTTCGTTTCAGGGTGATAGTATAGTAATAATCGATAGTCACCAATCATAAATCTCTTTGCAGCATAATCTGTATTTTCAACCCAAACTACTCCCTCACCTAACTCCGTTTCTACTTCTTCCAAAGTTAAATCTGTTAT
Proteins encoded in this region:
- a CDS encoding BCCT family transporter; this translates as MNSPQAKKGQEIDWFITLVPLAIIIILSIFLLLFPTASGNAIDSLRSLFVGKWGAFYMIFGLAVFLLSIWLAFSKFGNVKLGNTAKPRFNNFTWGAMIFTSTMAADILYWSFIEWAYYFGSTPFGIEDPTLAQRTDFAAAYPLFHWGPIPWSFYILPACAYGYMMYVKKRKRQTLSEACRSTIGNQADGFLGKAIDIFSIVGLLAAMATTFSLATPLLSLIVSTIFGVPQSTGLTIVILIAIAAVYTAAVILGLKAISKLANICVIIFLALIGIFLIFGPTTFIVESGVTGIGKMMNDFFSMATWMDPLRISSEGGSGFPQDWTIFYWAYWIAWFVATPFFIGKISEGRTIKQTIIGGFSCGLLGTFTSFIVFGNFGLFHQTKGNLDLSGKLFEGASPSEVIVQMIQQLPISSIALVLLAIAMIAFYASTFDAITLVVAEYSVKSLKEGQEPSKFIKVFWSLIFIILPIALIFNESTLAMLQTFSIVAAFPLALIMGLIIYSFIKDLNKDYKAQNKL
- a CDS encoding NTP transferase domain-containing protein, whose amino-acid sequence is MNVEALKIVRELKKEDKVTQRELSKILNISLGKTNKLFSSLMDEGYITHTQNGYSLTDKAENLLKPYKVDNAIIMAAGFGSRFVPITFETPKGLLEVLGERMIERQIEQLLEVGIKDITLVVGYLKEKFEYLIDKYGVKLVYNPDYATKNNISTIYHVRDLLKNTYILCSDNYMTENIFNAYEFESWYSAVKSDGPTAEWCITTDKKNRITKVEIGGTDTWHMYGPVFYSKEFSEKLIPLIVDTYGLPGADQFYWEDVYKNNLDQLDMYMNPQDRNVVYEFENLEELRAFDPSYREHSKNQILSLISSIFHVKESEITDIKPLKLGMTNKSFVFSIHDKAYICRIPGEGTDRLINRDEEFQSIQAVIPLGITENIVYIDPKSGVKISEFEQGARSVDVQNDGELIESMKILRKLHQSNIVVPHSFNIEKNILVYEGLCKASDAILFEDYSNVRTKMSELLSILKDMDIPSVFSHIDPNHDNFLVLPNGQFKLIDWEYAAMSDPVIDLSMFAIYSYMDQQQVENLMGYYFEENPTHEERIRVYAYMALGGFLWTLWAQYKQALGETFGEYTLTMYRYAKDYYKKTTELLKEKRVNEFTTS